The stretch of DNA CACCTCTGCCTTGCTGCCAAACCTTCACATCCCACCTTCTCCCCATTCCTCCCCAGTTTCCAGCTGCTTTCCTTGAAGGCACACCACATTCCTCACCCCCTAGCAGGGGGTCACTTGGCCACCAGCGTTTCGGCAGGGCATGAGCCAGCCCCGTGCGCCTCCCCACCGCCTCGCCACGGACGGGGACGTCAACGGCTCGGCCACTCGCTGTCCCCAGCACTGGGTCGAGCCCCAGTTCACGCAGGCGGCGAGGGTGCGCGTGGCCATCACGGCCGTCTTCTTCTTGCTGGCGACGTGCAGCAACGCGGcggtgctgggcagcctgctgaggaagaggaggaaatccCACGTGCGGCCGCTCATCCTCAGCCTGGCGCTGGCCGACCTGCTGGTGACGGTGGCGGTGATGCCCCTGGACGCCGTGTGGAACGTGACGGTGCAGTGGTACGGCGGCGAGCTCTCCTGCAAGCTCCTCAACTTCCTCAAGCTCTTCGCCATGTACGCGGCCGCCCTGGTGCTGGTGGTCATCAGCCTGGACCGGCACGCTGCCATCCTCCGACCCTTCGCCCGTGCCCGGCACCGCAACGGGCTGCTGCTGCGAGCCGCCTGGGCGGGCAGCGTGCTCCTGGCTGCTCCGCAGGTAGGGGTGGGCATTTTCCCTGTAGGGTTTGGTTTTGGAGAGGGGCTTCACCAACAAGTCTGTCCCAGTCCGTGGGCTTCGCGTCCGGCAGCTTGGCTTTGGTGAGCAAAGTGGTGTGGTCGCTGCGTTGGTTCTGCACCTTGCTTATAGCAGCAGGTCATTGCGACCCCATCCGGGTGCTAAGTTAATGCTGGGGAAAATCcaaatttccattattttttttattattatttcttaccCATGTGGCTATCGGCTCCCCAAAATGCATCCCTGCTCCAGTGCAAAATGTGTTGTATTGGGCCGAGACAAACCTGAGCAGTTACTGCCCAAAGTAGAGTGTGGTCcggcagaaagcagagaggggGGCACCCGAGGGTGAatcccacctctgctgctgcaataATGAGATAGAAAATGGGATCTCATGGATGCCAGATCCCACCTGTCCTGGCCAAGCCCAAGAGACGAGTGCCCAAAGCATCTCTTTGggtctgacagcagcagggaggtgctAGCCATGCGCAGCCGGGAGCGCTGCCTGGATGCGGTGCTCTGCCCCCAAACCTCCCCGCCTTGTTATTTGGTTCTTggtttcagcttttcctcttccaccTGCACACGGTCCCGGGAGGGAACTTCACCCAGTGCGTTACCCATGGCAGCTTCCGAGCACACTGGGAGGAAACCCTCTACAACATGTTCACCTTCTCCACCCTCTACATCACCCCCCTGAGCATCATGATTGTTTGCTACGCCCGAATCATCCGGGAGATCAGTAAGCAGCTCAAGGTCAACAAAGGTAAGCAGGTCCCAGCCCCCTGGGGTCCAACCAGTGATAGGACcggagggaatggcctcaagttgcgccaggggaggtttgggttggaaatgaggagacatttctcctcagaaagagcGGTCGGGCATTGGGACGGGTcgcccagggaggtggtggagtcaccgtccctgggggtgttcaaggaaaggttgggcctggtgcttggggacatggtttagtggtgacattggtggtagggggtggttggaccagatgagcttggaggtctcttccaaccttaatgattccatgattttatGACTCTGTCGCCAGGTCTGGTAAGAAATCAAAACGACCCCATCTCCAAGGCGCGCATGAAGACCCTCAAGATGACGGTCGTGATCGTCGCCACCTTCGTCATCTGCTGGACCCCGTACTACCTGCTGGGCTTGTGGTACTGGTTCCAGCCAGCCATGATCCACAGGACGCCCGAGTACATCAACCACAGCTTCTTTCTCTTCGGCTTGCTGCACACGTGCACCGACCCGGTCATTTACGGGCTGTACACCCCCTCGTTTCGGGAGGATGTGCAGCTGTGCCTCAGGGGCCTCGAAACGGCGATCACCAGGCACGAGAGACACAAACCTGCCTCAGCCTCGGAGAAAACCATCAAGGACGGGGCTGGAAATGGCAGGGGGGCTTCAGGGGGCTCCAACGGGACAACCGTCAACACGGTGTGCTGAGGAGACCCACCGAAAGGGGACGGGAAGCACTGCCTGGGGGGCTGCTTTGTCCCACAGGGGCCCTTTGGAGATGGCCACAAGGTGGGTGCGGGTCTctggccaggagcagggcatgGGGGGGGGCATGAAGAGCCACAGTGGGGTGGTTTGgggtttcttctcctttctggaGACAGCCAGAAGGGAAAACAGCCCTGGCTGCCTCATCCTGGTGTGCAGGGTTGGTATGGACACATCCTCTTCTAGTAGCTCTCTGGCACACGAGGTTGACCAGGAGGAGTATTTGGGGTATCCAGAGGGTGAGAGGAA from Oxyura jamaicensis isolate SHBP4307 breed ruddy duck chromosome 10, BPBGC_Ojam_1.0, whole genome shotgun sequence encodes:
- the LOC118172219 gene encoding gonadotropin-releasing hormone II receptor-like, coding for MSQPRAPPHRLATDGDVNGSATRCPQHWVEPQFTQAARVRVAITAVFFLLATCSNAAVLGSLLRKRRKSHVRPLILSLALADLLVTVAVMPLDAVWNVTVQWYGGELSCKLLNFLKLFAMYAAALVLVVISLDRHAAILRPFARARHRNGLLLRAAWAGSVLLAAPQLFLFHLHTVPGGNFTQCVTHGSFRAHWEETLYNMFTFSTLYITPLSIMIVCYARIIREISKQLKVNKGLVRNQNDPISKARMKTLKMTVVIVATFVICWTPYYLLGLWYWFQPAMIHRTPEYINHSFFLFGLLHTCTDPVIYGLYTPSFREDVQLCLRGLETAITRHERHKPASASEKTIKDGAGNGRGASGGSNGTTVNTVC